The Scyliorhinus torazame isolate Kashiwa2021f chromosome 29, sScyTor2.1, whole genome shotgun sequence genome includes the window GGCTGCCCGTTCAGACAAAAATCAGGACCTGCTGCTGTAGTTCAGAAAGAGGACATAAaaacacgcacgcgcacacacatgtATAAGCACAAGTGAGGTTTTTCAGCTCATTAAGTTACATTTCAGGCTCGCTTGCCCCTCTAAGAGCcattgtcggggggggtgggggggaggagattgtGGTTTGTCTGGTTACTGCGACAGGAGGACACTGCAGCTCAGTCAACTGCTGCGTAAAACGCGGCAGGTCTCACCTTGGCGGGCGTCGCACCTCACCATGAGGCTAGGTCAGTTGTCCATTTTAAATCGGAGATCATCCGATTTTGGTTAATCTAAAAaggtgtcatggggggggggggggaagagggtaaaTGGCAAAGGCGGGTAGGTAAGAGTTAGCTCACAGAGCAGCAGGCGATCTCATTGACCATCGGGGCcaggcccgaggggccgaatggccttcgtgCCATTCCTACGTTCTGGCAAATGGACAGACCGTTTTTTTCTTCCCTTTGCCTGATCGGCCACCCATCTCTAGCATTGTCCCTTGTCGTTCTAGATGGTCGAAAACCAGAAGGTCAGAAACCAGGGGCCTAGCGGGGATGGCTACCCAGAAGGCATTTACAGttaccacagggggggggggggggcgttcatgCCTGCTGTCTCGGCCATGTTAAACTGCAGTTAAACTGCAAACAAGATCCCACCGTACACCTAACGTGTGACCTCTTTCCACCTTGGCTCTCCCGCGCCTCAAAGCACTTTCCGCCTCACGTCAATTTGTCCGCAGCATTGAGTCCGTGCAgaagaggaaaaaaagaacaatgtTTTTGTGCTGGGTAAACCTGGACTCAGAGGTTGTCGGGATGCAGGGATCCTTACCTCGCAAGCTGGaaaattctcccccaccccccccccccaccaacccccgtcCCCCGCCAAGGCTCAcccacctgcccaccccacccgagGACAGTGGCCCTTCCacgaaaaaaaaaataaaaaaaattgctCTCGCCTGAGCGCTAGCGCGAGGAGAAGTTGGACGACTTCACGATCGTGATCACGCTGGTCGTGTTGAGCTTGGTGGGAGTGATGGGCCCGCAGGCCACCGTCCGGGCGAAGGTCTGGAGGGCCTCGTACTTTGAGCGCAGGGCGTCCAGCTCCGTCTTCATGTCGGCGTTCTCCGCCGCCAGCTTCTCCACCTCCTGCTCCAGCTCGGCCTTCtgccgctccagctcctccttctgCGTCACCCGCTTCACCCGGCAGCTGGCCGCGTAGCCGCGGTTCTTCAGCGTCCGCCGCCGCTGCTTCAGGTTCAGAATCTCGTCTTTGGAGAGGCCACGGAGGTGGTGGTTCAGCTCCCGCACGGACATCGACACCAGCTCCTGGTCCATCAGCGCTGGGGTATTTTCCCCCGACTCTCTCTTAATCTGTGAGGAACAATGGCAGCAATGGTAAACTCGGCACCGCAGAGGGGGGAACAAAATAAGGCTCTGTGAGGCAAAGGTCCTGAGGGGGGGGAACCAttttcggggggaggggggcagaattgGCAGAGAATTGTGCAGGAATCCTAATATGGCTTCTACGCCAGCGGGATTTCCCCCAATCGAttgtctccccacccccctctccctcccctccaccacccccccccccccaaaaaaacgggAATCCCAACTTTAAAAGTCACAATATAATTTGCATATATTTAAATATGCTCATCTATTGCATGAtaatccctcccccaccaccccacccccaacaatctctccccccAACGATACATTATCCATTCTGTCGACGTGAATCACAACATATCCCCCACAACGTCCACCGTGCGAGATGCACAGGTCGGCATATCCCCCAGGGGAGGGTGAAAGGGTCATGCCCGGGCATTGCCCCCTGATATTGACTGGGCAGTGCCAGCAggcagtgttggggaaggggtTGTTCTGTGGAGTGGAGGGGTGTGTGGTTGGAAAGGAGTTGTTCtggggggaatttttttttttttttttttaattggaccGCCTTTTAAAACCAATattgcttgggcagcacggtggcgcagtgtgttggcactgctgcctatggcgccgaggaccagggttcgatcccggccccgggtcactggccgtgtagagtttgcacattctccccgtgtcttcgtgggtctcacccccacaatacaaaaaGATGTGCCGgacgggtggattggccacgctaaattgccccttaattggaaaaaataattgggtactggtggagttcccaggtatctgctgttcttgtccttctagatgatggcggtcgtgggtttggaagatgctgcctaaggaaccttggtgagttcctgcagtgtgtcttgtagatggtgcacacggctgctactgtgcgtcggtggtggattgaatgtttgtggaagggggagcaatcaagcggactgctttgttctagatggtgttgagcttcttgagtgttgttggagctgcactcatcaggcaagtggagagtattccatcacactcctgacttgagctttgtagatggtggacaggctttagtttggagggggggggggggagaagagtcacgaggggagttactcacccatggattcttagcctttgacccgcTCTATTCCCACAGTATTACTATAGCTAGTCcggttagtttctggtcaatggtaaccccaggatacatagaacatgcagtgcagaaggaggccattcgccatcgagtttgcaccgacccacttaagccctcacttccacactatccccataacccaataacccctcctaacctttttggacactaaggggcaattta containing:
- the LOC140403927 gene encoding transcription factor MafK-like, coding for MSSNKASKALKIKRESGENTPALMDQELVSMSVRELNHHLRGLSKDEILNLKQRRRTLKNRGYAASCRVKRVTQKEELERQKAELEQEVEKLAAENADMKTELDALRSKYEALQTFARTVACGPITPTKLNTTSVITIVKSSNFSSR